From a single Thermotoga sp. genomic region:
- the metG gene encoding methionine--tRNA ligase subunit beta, with protein YFNGKLPSPSNEEGLDSWLKERFFEPKNVYCDLMDSYRLTEALDKIWEFIADANKYFNDTKPWILAKEGKLERLGTVLYNSLEAVFKVALMTLPVMPDTSQEIFRRVSFDENPHRDHLETWGVLRAEASVHHGEPLFKKIDTKTFKKVVETVSIEQNLITIDDFAKVDLRTAKVLEAEKIPNSRKLIKLIVDLGTEKRQIVAGVAEYYRPEELIGKTIIVVANLKPAKLMGIESQGMLLAAKTGDTLRLLTVDGDITPGVRVS; from the coding sequence AGTACTTCAACGGCAAACTTCCTTCTCCATCGAACGAAGAAGGTCTCGACAGTTGGTTGAAGGAAAGGTTCTTCGAACCGAAAAATGTGTACTGCGATCTCATGGATTCCTACAGGCTAACAGAGGCGCTGGATAAAATATGGGAGTTTATAGCAGATGCGAACAAATATTTCAACGATACAAAACCCTGGATCCTGGCAAAAGAAGGAAAATTGGAGAGACTTGGAACGGTGCTTTACAACTCACTTGAAGCTGTTTTTAAAGTGGCTCTGATGACACTACCTGTGATGCCAGACACCTCGCAAGAAATCTTCAGGAGAGTTTCTTTTGATGAGAACCCTCATAGAGATCATCTTGAAACCTGGGGAGTTTTGAGAGCAGAGGCGAGTGTGCACCATGGAGAACCTCTATTCAAGAAAATAGACACGAAGACGTTCAAAAAGGTGGTGGAGACAGTGTCGATTGAACAGAACCTGATCACCATAGACGATTTCGCGAAGGTGGATCTCCGCACCGCCAAGGTTCTCGAAGCTGAAAAGATTCCGAATTCCAGGAAGCTCATCAAACTGATCGTCGACCTCGGAACGGAGAAAAGACAGATAGTTGCTGGAGTGGCCGAATATTACAGACCCGAAGAGCTCATAGGAAAAACTATCATTGTTGTGGCGAACCTGAAGCCGGCGAAACTCATGGGAATAGAGTCTCAGGGAATGCTGCTTGCTGCAAAGACCGGTGACACTTTGAGACTTCTGACCGTTGACGGAGATATCACACCGGGTGTCAGGGTGTCTTAA